The following coding sequences lie in one Listeria ivanovii subsp. londoniensis genomic window:
- a CDS encoding metal ABC transporter substrate-binding protein — translation MKKRYFMVLAAFLSILLILTGCSSEKDTSASSSDKLTVYTTVYPLQYLTEQIGGKYVVVNSIYPPGSDAHSFEPTQKDMMKIADSNLFFYIGLGMEGFVDKAEKTLANEHVTFVPTAEKLDLPTDPDATAEEHEHESEEEHEHGDINPHVWLNPVYMEQMATIVKDKLVQEMPAQKETFEKNYQTVEQNLKNLDQDFKMVTSEAKQKDFVTAHAAYSYWETEYKLHQIPIAGVSTSDEPSQKKLKSIVEKIDSEHIPYIMLEQNTNSKIADVIQQETNTKALTLHNLETLTQKDIDQKRDYLSIMKDNLAALKEGLNY, via the coding sequence TTGAAAAAACGCTATTTTATGGTACTAGCAGCCTTTTTATCTATTTTACTTATACTTACTGGGTGTTCGTCCGAAAAAGATACAAGTGCTAGTAGCAGTGACAAATTAACGGTTTATACAACTGTTTACCCCTTGCAATACTTAACCGAACAAATTGGTGGCAAATATGTCGTTGTGAACAGTATTTATCCTCCAGGTTCAGATGCCCACAGTTTTGAACCCACTCAAAAAGATATGATGAAAATTGCAGATAGCAACCTGTTTTTCTACATTGGCCTTGGAATGGAAGGTTTTGTTGACAAAGCGGAAAAAACACTTGCAAACGAGCATGTGACATTTGTGCCTACTGCAGAAAAATTAGATTTACCAACTGATCCTGATGCTACTGCTGAAGAGCATGAACATGAAAGCGAAGAAGAACACGAGCATGGAGATATCAATCCACATGTTTGGCTAAATCCTGTTTATATGGAACAAATGGCTACTATCGTGAAAGATAAATTAGTGCAAGAAATGCCAGCTCAAAAAGAAACTTTCGAAAAAAATTACCAAACAGTTGAACAAAATCTAAAAAACTTAGATCAAGACTTTAAAATGGTTACTAGTGAAGCAAAACAAAAAGATTTTGTTACTGCACATGCGGCTTATAGTTACTGGGAAACGGAATACAAACTTCATCAAATCCCCATTGCCGGCGTGTCAACAAGTGATGAACCTTCTCAAAAGAAATTGAAATCCATTGTCGAAAAAATAGACAGCGAACACATTCCCTACATTATGTTGGAGCAAAATACTAACTCCAAAATAGCAGATGTGATTCAACAAGAAACGAATACCAAAGCATTAACACTGCATAATTTAGAAACACTA